The Grus americana isolate bGruAme1 chromosome 8, bGruAme1.mat, whole genome shotgun sequence genome includes a region encoding these proteins:
- the SMIM44 gene encoding small integral membrane protein 44, with product MVWCKHGKSHLFLSLLNLLGLEISFLIAIMIICNISAIKDWSTFLSQILPSVNKTLNLVQQVEATTSSVVSVLQDPEQDNYLSNSQSMNSSNFTAGLDHLFQYSYSDNDQLYKEYKPPPRDAIPLPKAVLYLLMAALVVVAVAYAIVGHLIKDLIHDFIDWIFGPSPDDNSNKSDVNCISNSVNEMSEMSEAPRRRDRQSQDVVIAIGETCHLPQQT from the exons ATGGTTTGGTGTAAGCACGGCAAGTCTcacctctttctctcccttttaaaTCTCCTGGGCTTGGAGATCTCTTTCCTCATTGCAATTATGATTATTTGCAACATCAGTGCCATCAAAGATTGGAGCACTTTCCTTTCCCAGATCCTCCCCAGCGTTAACAAGACTCTGAACTTGGTACAGCAAGTGGAAGCCACCACCAGCTCAGTGGTAAGCGTCCTCCAGGACCCCGAGCAGGACAACTACCTGTCCAACAGCCAGTCCATGAACTCCAGCAACTTCACAGCTGGCCTGGACCACTTGTTCCAGTACTCGTACTCGGACAATGACCAGCTTTACAAGGAGTACAAACCCCCTCCTCGAGATGCCATTCCTCTGCCCAAAGCTGTCCTCTACCTTCTCATGGCAGCCCTGGTGGTGGTAGCAGTGGCATACGCCATCGTCGGGCATCTCATCAAGGACCTCATTCACGACTTTATAG aCTGGATCTTCGGCCCCAGCCCGGATGACAACAGCAACAAGAGCGACGTCAACTGCATCAGCAACAGCGTCAATGAGATGAGCGAGATGTCCGAGGCGCCGCGACGCCGGGACCGTCAGTCCCAGGATGTGGTCATTGCCATCGGCGAGACCTGCCACCTGCCACAGCAGACGTGA